A region from the Lycium barbarum isolate Lr01 chromosome 8, ASM1917538v2, whole genome shotgun sequence genome encodes:
- the LOC132605198 gene encoding amino acid transporter AVT3B-like — protein sequence MANGEVAIGESSTRPLLPKEETPLLENSSKSCLPKTFANFFIAIVGAGVLGLPYTFMRTGWITGVVTLFSVAALTYHGMMLLIDTRKRLDLSLIGDSKISSFGDLGFVVCGPIGRFAVDVMIVLSQSGFCIGYLIFIGNTLSHLISLSKGFDIPLFSSAKSLYIWGCLPFQLGLTAIPSLTLLAPLSIFADVAQIGAMGVVMVEDVQTFTNQWPSDIEAFGTLSTFFYGLGVALYSFEGVGMAIPLESEMKDKSKYGKILALSMFWIALMYGTFGVMGYFAFGSSTKDIVTSNMGKGLLSTIVKLGLCINLFFTFPLMLNPAFEVFERRFSDGNYSVWMRWILVLGVTMVALLVPNFADFMSLVGSSTCCVLGFVLPALFHYQVFKGDMDRKGAFFDLGLIALGVFFGVSGTWYSLVEMFSQGKIV from the coding sequence ATGGCCAATGGGGAAGTTGCCATTGGCGAATCATCAACAAGACCACTTTTGCCTAAAGAAGAAACCCCTCTTCTTGAAAACTCATCAAAATCTTGTCTTCCAAAGACATTTGCCAACTTCTTCATTGCTATTGTTGGTGCTGGCGTTCTTGGTCTCCCTTATACATTTATGAGAACTGGTTGGATCACTGGCGTTGTCACGCTTTTCTCTGTTGCAGCTTTAACGTACCATGGCATGATGCTTCTCATTGATACAAGAAAAAGACTTGATCTTTCTCTAATTGGTGATTCCAAGATTTCGTCGTTTGGTGATCTTGGTTTCGTTGTTTGTGGTCCGATAGGTAGATTTGCTGTTGATGTTATGATTGTTCTATCTCAATCTGGATTCTGCATTGGATATCTCATTTTCATCGGCAATACTTTATCTCATCTTATAAGTTTGTCAAAAGGTTTTGATATTCCTCTTTTTTCCTCGGCCAAGAGTTTGTACATATGGGGTTGTTTGCCTTTTCAATTGGGATTGACTGCTATTCCCTCATTGACACTTTTAGCCCCATTGAGTATATTCGCTGACGTTGCACAGATCGGTGCAATGGGTGTTGTTATGGTTGAGGATGTGCAGACTTTTACGAACCAATGGCCATCGGATATAGAGGCATTCGGGACACTATCAACATTCTTTTATGGTTTGGGTGTGGCTCTTTATTCATTTGAAGGGGTTGGAATGGCTATACCTTTAGAGTCAGAAATGAAGGACAAGTCAAAGTATGGGAAAATATTGGCCTTGTCAATGTTCTGGATTGCTTTGATGTATGGGACATTTGGTGTCATGGGGTATTTTGCATTTGGTTCAAGTACAAAGGATATAGTCACATCCAATATGGGGAAAGGACTATTAAGCACAATTGTAAAATTGGGGCTTTGCATTAATTTGTTCTTTACATTTCCCTTGATGTTGAATCCAGCATTTGAGgtatttgaaaggagattttctGATGGAAATTACAGTGTGTGGATGAGATGGATACTTGTTTTGGGAGTGACAATGGTGGCTTTGTTGGTTCCAAATTTCGCGGATTTCATGTCATTGGTTGGTAGCAGTACTTGTTGTGTTCTAGGGTTCGTTTTACCAGCATTATTTCATTATCAGGTATTCAAAGGAGATATGGATCGAAAAGGCGCTTTTTTCGATTTGGGATTAATAGCCTTAGGGGTGTTTTTTGGGGTTTCTGGTACTTGGTATTCCCTAGTTGAGATGTTTTCTCAAGGCAAAATTGTTTAA